From a single Accipiter gentilis chromosome 10, bAccGen1.1, whole genome shotgun sequence genomic region:
- the MORF4L1 gene encoding mortality factor 4-like protein 1 isoform X3, which translates to MRGAAPGKKTSGLQQKNVEVFFRRDGAHTVCCLETPTISTRKTKKNKQKTPGIGEGSSTSETPQPPRKKRARVDPTVESEETFMNRVEVKVKIPEELKPWLVDDWDLITRQKQLFYLPAKKNVDSILEDYANYKKSRGNTDNKEYAVNEVVAGIKEYFNVMLGTQLLYKFERPQYAEILADHPDAPMSQVYGAPHLLRLFVRIGAMLAYTPLDEKSLALLLNYLHDFLKYLAKNSSALFSASDYEVAPPEYHRKAV; encoded by the exons ATGAGAGGTGCTGCTCCAGGCAAGAAGACTTCTGGtctgcagcagaaaaatgttGAAGT ATTTTTCAGACGAGATGGAGCGCATACTGTTTGCTGTTTGGAGACCCCTACAATATCGACGCG gaaaacaaaaaagaacaaacagaaaa CTCCAGGAATTGGAGAAGGGAGCAGTACCAGTGAGACTCCTCAGCCTCCTAGGAAGAAGAGGGCTCGAGTAGATCCAACGGTTGAAAGT gaagaaacatTTATGAACAGAGTTGAAGTAAAGGTGAAAATCCCAGAAGAGCTGAAACCATGGCTGGTAGATGACTGGGACTTGATCACCAGGCAAAAGCAG CTCTTCTATCTTCCGGCCAAGAAGAACGTTGACTCCATTTTAGAAGATTATGCAAACTACAAAAAATCACGAGGAAATACTGATAACAA gGAGTATGCAGTCAATGAAGTTGTGGCTGGAATTAAAGAATACTTCAACGTCATGCTGGGAACTCAACTGCTGTACAAGTTTGAGAGGCCCCAATATGCTGAAATTTTAGCAGATCACCCAGATGCTCCAATGTCTCAGGTCTATGGTGCTCCACACCTACTGAGGTTATTTG TACGAATTGGAGCTATGCTTGCTTACACTCCTCTTGatgagaagagcctggctttgCTGTTAAACTATTTGCATGACTTCTTAAA GTATTTAGCAAAGAATTCCTCTGCATTGTTTAGCGCCAGTGACTATGAAGTAGCCCCTCCTGAGTATCATCGGAAAGCAGTATAA